A single region of the Epinephelus moara isolate mb chromosome 16, YSFRI_EMoa_1.0, whole genome shotgun sequence genome encodes:
- the uckl1a gene encoding uridine-cytidine kinase-like 1a has product MALNSRRRLGGRRIPMETECGRIMSSRSDSGSGEDSLDRLLPPAGAPRRKSTTSLSKTEPPLLRTGTRTIYTAGRPPWYDEHGAQSKEAFVIGLCGGSASGKTTVANKIIEALDVPWVVLLSMDSFYKVLTPEEQTLAASNDYNFDHPGAFDFELLVATLRKLKQGKSVKIPVYDFTTHRRQKDWKNVYGASVIIFEGIMSFADKELLQLLDMKIFVDTDSDIRLVRRLRRDITERGRDIEGVIKQYNKFVKPAFEQYIEPTMRLADIVVPRGGGNMVAIDLIVQHVHSQLEERELSVRALLASAQQTQPLPQTLSVLESTPQVKGLHTIIRNKETSRDEFIFYSKRLMRLLIEHALTFLPSQSCVVQTPQGHEYEGRSYNGKGITGVSVLRAGETMEPALRAVCKDVRIGKILIQTNLDSGEPELHYLRLPKDISEDHVILMDSTVSTGAAAMMAVRVLLDHEVQEEKIVLVSLLMAELGVHSVAYAFPKVKIITTAVDKSLDDLLHVIPGIGDFGDRYFGTDGSDSWSDDDQDQPSY; this is encoded by the exons ATGGCTTTAAACAGCCGACGTCGGCTCGGAGGTCGCAGGATCCCCATGGAAACGGAGTGCGGGAGAATAATGTCGTCCCGCTCGGACAG TGGGAGTGGGGAGGACTCGTTGGACCGGCTCCTGCCCCCCGCTGGGGCCCCTCGCAGGAAGAGCACTACCTCACTGAGTAAAACTGAGCCTCCTCTGCTCCGCACGGGCACACGCACCATCTACACCGCTGGCAGACCGCCCTGGTATGACGAGCACGGAGCGCAGTCAAAAGAGGCCTTTGTCATTG GGTTGTGTGGGGGCAGCGCCTCAGGGAAGACCACCGTGGCCAATAAGATCATTGAGGCTCTGGATGTGCCGTGGGTTGTGCTGTTGTCTATGGATTCTTTCTACAAG GTTTTAACCCCAGAGGAACAGACTTTAGCAGCAAGTAACGACTACAACTTTGATCATCCGGGGGCGTTTGACTTTGAGCTGCTGGTTGCCACCCTGCGAAAGCTGAAGCAGGGCAAGAGTGTGAAGATCCCGGTGTATGATTTCACCACACACAGACGACAGAAAGACTGG AAAAATGTGTACGGTGCCAGTGTAATCATATTTGAGGGAATTATGTCTTTTGCGGACAAAGAGCTTCTTCAG CTCCTGGATATGAAAATCTTTGTGGACACAGACTCAGACATTCGGCTGGTCCGCCGGCTGCGCAGGGACATCACAGAGCGCGGACGAGACATTGAAGGCGTCATCAAGCAATACAACAAGTTTGTGAAGCCGGCCTTTGAGCAGTACATTGAGCCGACCATGAGGCTGGCTGATATTGTTGTGCCGAGAG GTGGTGGGAATATGGTGGCCATTGATCTGATAGTGCAGCATGTTCACAGCCAGCTGGAGGAG CGTGAGCTCAGTGTCAG GGCGCTCCTGGCCTCCGCTCAGCAGACTCAGCCGCTGCCTCAGACGCTCAGCGTGTTAGAGAGCACGCCGCAGGTCAAAGGCCTGCACACCATCATCAG GAATAAAGAAACCAGTCGAGATGAGTTTATCTTCTATTCAAAGAGATTAATGCGGCTCCTCATAGAACATGCACTAACGTTTCTACCATCTCAG TCGTGTGTAGTTCAGACTCCACAGGGCCATGAGTACGAGGGCCGCAGTTACAACGGCAAAGGG ATCACCGGTGTGTCGGTCCTGCGGGCAGGAGAGACCATGGAGCCCGCCCTGAGGGCCGTGTGCAAGGACGTCCGCATCGGCAAGATCCTCATCCAGACCAACCTTGACTCAGGCGAACCGGAG CTGCATTACCTGCGTCTGCCCAAAGACATCAGCGAAGATCATGTCATCCTAATGGACAGCACAGTCTCCACCGGCGCTGCTGCCATGATGGCAGTGCGAGTCCTGTTG GATCATGAGGTGCAGGAGGAAAAGATTGTGTTGGTGTCGCTGTTGATGGCGGAGCTCGGGGTGCACTCTGTGGCCTACGCCTTCCCGAAGGTCAAAATCATCACCACGGCTGTAGACAAGAGTCTGGATGATTTGTTACATGTAATTCCTGGTATCG GGGACTTTGGGGACCGGTACTTTGGGACAGACGGGTCCGACAGCTGGAGTGATGACGACCAGGATCAGCCgtcatactga
- the samd10a gene encoding sterile alpha motif domain-containing protein 10a isoform X2 — translation MAVDAASSFSFCRPAVEYRALPEDFKHQLSRRTGGNLTWHDGRGQKTAGGRTVKLLQQPGTEGLQYRSSDNYGIYHTSPTQPSLIRPVVLWSQQDVCKWLKKHCPHNYLTYVEAFSQHAITGRALLRLNGEKLERMGLVQETLRQELLQQVLQLQVQEEGRNLQLLSRGSFGRIS, via the exons ATGGCAGTGGACG CGGCATCCAGTTTCAGTTTCTGCAGGCCAGCTGTGGAGTACAGGGCTCTGCCTGAGGACTTCAAGCACCAGCTGAGCCGACGGACAGGTGGGAATCTAACCTGGCATGACGGGCGTGGGCAGAAAACCGCAGGGGGCAGGacagtgaagctgctgcagcagccaggCACAGAGGGCCTGCAG tacCGTTCCAGTGACAATTATGGGATATATCACACGAGCCCAACACAGCCCAGTCTGATCCGCCCCGTCGTGCTCTGGTCACAACAAGATGTTTGTAAATGGCTGAAGAAGCACTGTCCGCACAACTACCTAACCTATGTGGAGGCGTTCTCCCAGCACGCCATCACAG GCCGTGCATTGTTGCGTCTGAACGGCGAGAAGCTTGAGAGGATGGGACTGGTGCAAGAAACTCTTCGGCAGGAGCTGCTGCAACAGGTGCTGCAGCTTCAGGTGCAGGAGGAGGGACGCAACCTGCAGCTGCTCAGCAGAG GTTCCTTTGGAAGGATATCGTAG
- the samd10a gene encoding sterile alpha motif domain-containing protein 10a isoform X1 produces MAVDAASSFSFCRPAVEYRALPEDFKHQLSRRTGGNLTWHDGRGQKTAGGRTVKLLQQPGTEGLQYRSSDNYGIYHTSPTQPSLIRPVVLWSQQDVCKWLKKHCPHNYLTYVEAFSQHAITGRALLRLNGEKLERMGLVQETLRQELLQQVLQLQVQEEGRNLQLLSRGEGSFGRIS; encoded by the exons ATGGCAGTGGACG CGGCATCCAGTTTCAGTTTCTGCAGGCCAGCTGTGGAGTACAGGGCTCTGCCTGAGGACTTCAAGCACCAGCTGAGCCGACGGACAGGTGGGAATCTAACCTGGCATGACGGGCGTGGGCAGAAAACCGCAGGGGGCAGGacagtgaagctgctgcagcagccaggCACAGAGGGCCTGCAG tacCGTTCCAGTGACAATTATGGGATATATCACACGAGCCCAACACAGCCCAGTCTGATCCGCCCCGTCGTGCTCTGGTCACAACAAGATGTTTGTAAATGGCTGAAGAAGCACTGTCCGCACAACTACCTAACCTATGTGGAGGCGTTCTCCCAGCACGCCATCACAG GCCGTGCATTGTTGCGTCTGAACGGCGAGAAGCTTGAGAGGATGGGACTGGTGCAAGAAACTCTTCGGCAGGAGCTGCTGCAACAGGTGCTGCAGCTTCAGGTGCAGGAGGAGGGACGCAACCTGCAGCTGCTCAGCAGAGgtgagg GTTCCTTTGGAAGGATATCGTAG